GATCTCGGCTTCGTCGGCCTCGAGGCCGATCTCCTCGTAGGCCTCGCGGAGGGCGGTGTCGAGGATCGTCTCGTCCTGGCGTTCGGCGCCGCCGCCGGGGAAGCTCATCTGGCCGGGGTGTTCGCCGAGGTGGTCGGCCCGCTTGGTGACGAGCAGGTGGTCCTCGCCGTCGCGGTCGATCACCGGCGCGACGACCGCCGCGTCGTGTTCCTCGTCGTCGATCTCGCGGGGCTCGTGGGCCGCGACGGGTTCGAGGTTCATGCGCGTCATTCGGCTCCCGACCCCGCCTCGTCGAGCCTGGCTCGTTCGGCCGCGAGGTCGATCGGCGCCCACGCCTCGAGGTCGTAGCTGACGTCGATCAACGCCGCGATCCGGTCGTCGTCGCCCGCCTCGACCGCCTCGTCGACGGCTCGAGAGAAGCGGGCGCCAGCGCTGTCGCCGAGCGCGTCCCGGTCGAGGCGCCGCCGGTCGACGTCGAGGATGTGCGGGACGTCCTCGGCGTGCTCGGGCGTCGTCGGAAACGCCGTCGGGCCGGCGACCAGCAGGGGCTCGTCGACGGCCGGGTCGGACGGAACGTGTCGAACGAGCGCAAACGAGTCGAGGGCGTCCTCGATCGCCTCGTCAGCCGCGTCGGCGTCTACCGACCCCCCGTCGGCCCGAAAGGCGGCCTCCGAGAGGGCGGTCTCGAGTTCCGCGCGGGTGAGCCCGCCGAAGAGGTCGACGACCCCGGCGAGTTCGTCGGCGGTCGCGTTCATGGCCAGAGAGACGGCTGCCGGTGGGATTAGTCTTTGCGCTCCGGCGGCCGCGTTACGTCGAGCGCTCGAGCGAGAGGTCGGCCGTCTCGACGCCCGCGGCCGTCGCCCGGTCGTTCGCGTCGAGTAACTGCTCGAGTTTCGCCTCGAACTCCGCCTCCGTGAGCTCGCCGGCGGCGTAGCGGTTCTGGAGGGTCGTGACGGGGTCGACCTCGGCGCGGTCCTCGGCGGGCGATCCGACCCGCTGGGTGAGATACCAGACGAGAAAGACGCTGACGACCAGCAACGCGGTGATCGCGACGGCGTACAGCGGGCCAGCAAAGAGCAGCGCGGCGATGATCACGACGTCCGCGAGGACGAACTTGACGACGAAGATCTCCGTCAGATCGTAGCCGTCATCGGAGCCAGCCATACCGGGGCGTAGGCGCGCGAGGCGAATAACTGTAGGGGGACCGAGAGTTACGCCTCGAGCCACGGCGTCGCCGCGGCGACGACCGCCTCGGGGTCGAACGGCGCCTCGAGCCACGCCGGGAGCCGCGTATCCTCTCCCGGTGGAGAGATCGCACCGGCGTACCGGCCGATCTGCTCGCGCTCGCCCGCGGCGTCGTACGCGAGGCCGTTGAACGCCGCGTCGGCGGCGAACCGGTCGACGAACCGGTCCCCGGTCGCGCGGTAGCGCCGCCGCAGGCCGTCGTAGTCGGGTTCGACGCCCCGCGACTCGAGGACTCGAAACAGCGCCGCGGCAACCTCCCGGCTCATCCCCTCGAGGCCGGTTTCGCCGTCGACCGCCCGGTGGTCGTGCTCGTGGCGGCCGAGGTCGACCTGGGCGGTGCCCGCGAAGCCGGCGTGTTCGAAGGCGTCGCCGAGGGTGGCGACCTCGAGACCCCACGCCCGCGGCGGGCGCAACCGACGAGCGAGGTCGGCGGTGAGGGCGAACTCGCCGGCCAGCGCGTAGCGAAACGCCCCGAGGTAGTCGACGACCGGCTCGCCGTGGGCGTCGGCGAGCGCCTCGAGGAGCGGCTCGTAGAGGAGCCGACAGAGCCGGCCGTAGAGCCGGCCGTCCTCGACGCGGGCGTAGTACCCCTTCGAGAAGTCGAAGCCCATCGTCAGCGGGGCGAGCAGCCGCGAGACGTGTCCCGCCTCGTAGCTGCGGGCGTCGGCGTCGTGAACGACGACGTGCTCGAAGTCG
Above is a genomic segment from Natrononativus amylolyticus containing:
- a CDS encoding glycosyl transferase family 2 → MEYVQERITTLHDLGETGAGFPVRPAVLEETAVVVPMTAREHASPAAEATLAELEVVDPGAVFVPVRASAERIGPFREWLESFDLSLRVLWCTGPGVSSVLAEAGLANGFGKGRDVWLALGPAAADFEHVVVHDADARSYEAGHVSRLLAPLTMGFDFSKGYYARVEDGRLYGRLCRLLYEPLLEALADAHGEPVVDYLGAFRYALAGEFALTADLARRLRPPRAWGLEVATLGDAFEHAGFAGTAQVDLGRHEHDHRAVDGETGLEGMSREVAAALFRVLESRGVEPDYDGLRRRYRATGDRFVDRFAADAAFNGLAYDAAGEREQIGRYAGAISPPGEDTRLPAWLEAPFDPEAVVAAATPWLEA
- a CDS encoding DUF7109 family protein, with the translated sequence MNATADELAGVVDLFGGLTRAELETALSEAAFRADGGSVDADAADEAIEDALDSFALVRHVPSDPAVDEPLLVAGPTAFPTTPEHAEDVPHILDVDRRRLDRDALGDSAGARFSRAVDEAVEAGDDDRIAALIDVSYDLEAWAPIDLAAERARLDEAGSGAE
- a CDS encoding SHOCT domain-containing protein, which codes for MAGSDDGYDLTEIFVVKFVLADVVIIAALLFAGPLYAVAITALLVVSVFLVWYLTQRVGSPAEDRAEVDPVTTLQNRYAAGELTEAEFEAKLEQLLDANDRATAAGVETADLSLERST